One Actinomycetota bacterium DNA window includes the following coding sequences:
- a CDS encoding OB-fold domain-containing protein codes for MEETKVVTGAWELSTFKFNVEGRGLQLMLKHMKDRKLMGIKCHQCGTVYLPGPFYCRKCHIKIDEPAEVSDHGQVMTFTIGYADVRGNPLDEPRIAPIVKLDGCDSWIMGVMQGCAPEDVHVGMRVKVQWAEETTGSLQDMQYFVPE; via the coding sequence ATGGAAGAGACCAAGGTAGTCACCGGCGCGTGGGAGCTCTCCACCTTCAAGTTCAACGTGGAGGGCCGGGGCCTGCAGCTCATGCTCAAGCACATGAAGGACCGCAAGCTCATGGGGATAAAATGCCACCAGTGCGGGACCGTCTATCTCCCCGGGCCCTTCTACTGCCGTAAGTGCCACATAAAGATAGACGAGCCCGCGGAGGTCAGCGACCACGGGCAGGTCATGACCTTCACCATCGGCTACGCCGACGTGCGCGGCAATCCCCTGGACGAGCCGCGCATCGCCCCCATCGTGAAGCTGGACGGATGCGACTCCTGGATCATGGGCGTGATGCAGGGATGCGCCCCCGAGGACGTGCACGTGGGGATGCGGGTGAAGGTGCAATGGGCCGAGGAGACCACCGGCTCGCTGCAGGACATGCAGTACTTCGTGCCGGAGTGA
- a CDS encoding aminotransferase class V-fold PLP-dependent enzyme, with protein sequence MKTEVNLREIYLDNAATTYPKPEAVYLAMDRFAREVGGNPGRSGHARSLEAGREVLRAREAVARLLGVGDPSRIVFTKNATEALNTVIQGVMREGGHAVITSLEHNSVWRPLEALARAGSVTYTIVRCGSDGTLDPAAVAAAITAETRLVACAHASNVSGTLLPVADIAEAARDRGVPVLVDAAQSAGRFPLDPQDMGLQYLAFSGHKELFGPQGTGALYIAPGHEVEPLTFGGTGSLSESSSQPEFLPDRYESGTLNAFGLAGLRAGVEFVLEQGVDRIRRHEEELTLRLLEGLAEMDGVRVYGPREWERRVGIVSFNLDGLTSSEVASRLDQAYGIRVRSGLHCSPLAHRTLGTLESGVVRAGFSYLNRTEDVDCLLAALREILAAL encoded by the coding sequence ATGAAAACGGAGGTCAACTTGCGCGAGATATACTTGGACAACGCGGCCACCACCTATCCCAAGCCGGAGGCGGTCTACCTGGCCATGGACCGCTTCGCCCGCGAGGTGGGAGGCAACCCGGGTCGCAGCGGGCACGCGCGTTCCCTGGAGGCGGGACGCGAGGTGCTGCGTGCGCGGGAGGCGGTGGCGCGCCTCCTGGGCGTGGGAGATCCCTCGCGCATCGTATTCACCAAGAACGCCACCGAGGCGCTGAACACCGTCATCCAGGGGGTCATGCGGGAGGGCGGGCACGCGGTGATCACCTCCCTGGAGCACAACTCGGTTTGGAGGCCCCTGGAGGCCCTGGCGCGGGCCGGTTCCGTAACCTATACCATCGTGAGGTGCGGGAGCGACGGGACCCTCGACCCCGCCGCGGTCGCGGCGGCCATCACCGCCGAGACGCGCCTCGTCGCCTGCGCCCATGCCTCCAACGTCAGCGGAACCCTCCTGCCGGTGGCGGACATCGCCGAGGCGGCGCGCGACCGTGGCGTGCCGGTGCTCGTGGACGCGGCGCAGAGCGCCGGCCGCTTTCCCCTCGACCCCCAGGACATGGGCCTGCAGTACCTGGCTTTCTCGGGACACAAGGAGCTCTTCGGCCCCCAGGGCACGGGTGCGCTATATATAGCCCCCGGTCACGAGGTCGAGCCCCTCACCTTCGGGGGCACGGGCAGCCTCTCCGAGAGCTCCTCCCAGCCCGAGTTCCTCCCCGACCGGTACGAGAGCGGCACCCTCAACGCCTTCGGCCTGGCGGGCTTGCGGGCGGGAGTGGAGTTCGTGCTGGAACAGGGCGTGGACCGCATCCGCCGCCACGAGGAGGAGCTCACTCTCCGTCTCCTGGAAGGCCTTGCCGAAATGGACGGGGTGAGGGTCTACGGGCCTCGCGAGTGGGAACGCCGGGTGGGCATCGTGTCCTTCAACCTGGACGGGCTCACCTCCTCGGAGGTGGCCTCCCGCCTGGACCAGGCCTACGGCATCCGCGTGCGCTCCGGCCTGCACTGCTCCCCCCTCGCCCACCGTACCCTGGGGACCCTGGAGAGCGGCGTGGTCCGCGCGGGCTTCAGCTACCTCAACCGCACAGAGGACGTCGACTGCCTCCTGGCCGCTCTGCGGGAGATCCTCGCCGCCCTCTGA
- a CDS encoding C40 family peptidase — MENASRKQRSTPRRAAVLAAVALAVACLVHPPGALRTAAAQASFNDIADQPAEIQQAVAYAVEKGYMQGYDDGGFHPAQATSRIECARALVTVFGKAGEGTDPSITFTDLPASDPSFKWANLAVKHGYLERLPDGSFAPNQGVLFERVAQAAAVGMELSDVAANVNQLTGGAPPYGGAMTVFMDLRLKYRYSKVWPGQPYPRGEMAFTLYRMDNVESWRPWYVRASFTPANCRLPEATAEQFQAVSFGFERLGCPYVYGGERESEGGFDCSGFVYNTLSIRLGYPMMRVADDQARDNRYLYVSREALEPGDAIFFYEEADATPSSYIGHAGMYVGNGLFIHSTGSNGGVSIDCLDNNDYWGTHFAWGRRVVGGPYNDRFDTWLLLYNPSEGELPVEVEYMLPRGEPWVQEYTVAPHSRYNVPVDSLLPWDEFSMRVSAPEPGVVAERAMYFDYLDWADGGHASVGDEEAGLQGYFAEGYTGRGFHTWLLLANPGEEEALVEVSYLLEGSDAVREEYRVAPHTRFTVKVNDVKGVGQGGVGIAYRSLNGVPVAAERAVYFDYHGIIDGHCSQAVEDTSTRLYLAEGYTGKDFDTWILLANPNPDPAEVEVCCLVQGGEKVSAVRSVPPFSRLTVNARELVDGVSFGIVISSRNGVGIVAERAMYFRYHGRIAGGHCSAAVGDPSQTMYLAEGYTGGDFDTWILLANPNGGTAHARVTFAREDGGEVVRQMDIPGGSRCSILADEVRGLEGCSFSTRVDSDLPLFVERSMYFFYQDRAGGTNCPALERPSTQRFFAEGYTGG; from the coding sequence ATGGAAAACGCATCCAGGAAACAAAGGAGCACACCGCGCCGCGCGGCGGTGCTGGCCGCGGTCGCGCTGGCGGTCGCCTGCCTCGTGCACCCGCCGGGCGCTCTCCGCACCGCTGCCGCCCAGGCGAGCTTCAACGACATCGCGGACCAGCCGGCGGAGATCCAGCAGGCTGTCGCCTATGCCGTGGAGAAGGGATACATGCAGGGGTACGACGACGGCGGCTTCCATCCCGCACAGGCCACCTCGCGCATCGAATGCGCCCGCGCGCTGGTGACCGTCTTCGGAAAGGCCGGGGAAGGCACCGATCCCTCCATCACCTTCACCGACCTGCCCGCGAGCGACCCCTCCTTCAAGTGGGCCAACCTGGCGGTGAAGCATGGCTACCTGGAGCGCCTGCCGGACGGCTCGTTCGCCCCCAACCAGGGCGTGCTCTTCGAGCGGGTCGCCCAGGCGGCGGCGGTGGGGATGGAGCTGAGCGACGTGGCCGCGAACGTAAACCAGCTCACAGGGGGCGCTCCTCCCTACGGGGGCGCCATGACCGTGTTCATGGACCTGCGCCTGAAATACCGCTACAGCAAAGTGTGGCCGGGGCAGCCCTATCCCCGGGGAGAAATGGCCTTCACCCTCTACCGCATGGACAACGTGGAGAGCTGGCGGCCCTGGTACGTGCGCGCCTCGTTCACCCCCGCCAACTGCAGGCTGCCGGAGGCCACCGCGGAGCAGTTCCAGGCGGTGAGCTTCGGCTTCGAGCGCCTGGGGTGCCCCTATGTGTACGGCGGGGAGAGGGAATCGGAGGGAGGTTTCGACTGCTCGGGCTTCGTCTACAACACCCTGAGCATACGCCTCGGCTACCCCATGATGCGCGTGGCCGACGACCAGGCCCGCGACAACCGCTACCTCTACGTCAGCCGCGAGGCCCTGGAGCCCGGGGACGCCATCTTCTTCTACGAGGAGGCCGACGCCACCCCCTCCAGCTATATCGGCCATGCCGGCATGTACGTGGGCAACGGCCTCTTTATCCACTCCACCGGGTCCAACGGCGGGGTGAGCATCGACTGCCTGGACAACAACGACTACTGGGGCACGCATTTCGCCTGGGGGAGGAGGGTGGTGGGCGGCCCCTACAACGACCGCTTCGACACCTGGCTCCTGCTCTACAACCCCTCGGAAGGGGAGCTGCCGGTGGAGGTGGAATACATGCTCCCGCGGGGTGAGCCCTGGGTGCAGGAATACACCGTGGCCCCGCACAGCCGCTACAATGTGCCCGTGGACAGCCTGCTCCCCTGGGACGAATTCTCCATGCGGGTCAGCGCCCCCGAGCCCGGGGTGGTGGCGGAGCGCGCCATGTACTTCGATTACCTCGACTGGGCGGACGGCGGCCATGCCTCGGTGGGCGACGAGGAGGCGGGGCTGCAGGGATACTTCGCCGAGGGCTACACCGGCAGGGGCTTCCATACCTGGCTTCTTCTCGCCAACCCCGGGGAGGAAGAAGCCCTGGTCGAGGTGTCCTATCTCCTGGAGGGGAGCGATGCGGTGAGGGAGGAATACCGCGTCGCCCCCCACACCCGCTTCACCGTCAAGGTCAACGACGTGAAGGGGGTGGGACAGGGCGGCGTGGGCATTGCCTACCGCTCGCTGAACGGCGTTCCCGTGGCGGCGGAGAGGGCGGTGTATTTCGACTATCACGGCATCATCGACGGGCACTGCTCCCAGGCGGTGGAGGACACCTCCACCCGCCTCTACCTCGCCGAGGGCTATACGGGGAAGGATTTCGACACCTGGATACTCCTCGCCAATCCCAACCCCGACCCCGCCGAGGTGGAGGTGTGCTGCCTGGTGCAAGGGGGCGAGAAGGTGAGCGCGGTCAGGTCGGTGCCGCCCTTCTCGCGTCTCACCGTCAACGCCCGCGAGCTGGTGGACGGCGTTTCCTTCGGCATCGTCATCAGCTCACGCAACGGGGTGGGCATCGTCGCCGAACGCGCCATGTACTTCAGGTATCACGGCAGGATAGCGGGAGGCCACTGCTCCGCCGCGGTGGGCGATCCATCGCAGACCATGTACCTTGCCGAGGGGTACACCGGCGGCGATTTCGACACCTGGATACTGCTCGCCAACCCCAACGGCGGGACCGCCCACGCCAGGGTGACCTTCGCCCGCGAGGACGGCGGTGAGGTGGTGCGGCAGATGGACATCCCCGGCGGCTCGCGATGCAGCATCCTGGCCGACGAGGTCAGAGGCCTGGAGGGCTGCTCCTTCTCTACCCGCGTGGACTCCGACCTTCCCCTTTTCGTGGAACGCTCCATGTACTTTTTCTACCAGGACCGCGCGGGAGGGACCAACTGCCCCGCGCTGGAAAGACCTTCCACCCAACGCTTCTTCGCCGAGGGCTACACCGGCGGCTGA
- a CDS encoding metallopeptidase family protein has protein sequence MPGREEFEELVVEALEGFPEEFRRLVFDNLAVVVEDLASPEEARRAGVRDPMMLMGLYTGVPFTEWGRGYYMGPPDVIRIYRLPILAEVGRGGDVREKVRQVVLHELGHRAGLDEERLRELGVY, from the coding sequence ATGCCGGGACGGGAGGAGTTCGAGGAACTGGTGGTGGAGGCCTTGGAGGGGTTCCCGGAGGAGTTCCGCCGCCTGGTCTTCGACAACCTCGCTGTGGTGGTGGAGGACTTGGCCTCGCCCGAGGAGGCGCGCAGGGCCGGAGTGCGCGATCCCATGATGCTCATGGGACTCTACACGGGCGTGCCCTTCACGGAGTGGGGAAGGGGCTATTACATGGGCCCCCCCGACGTGATCAGGATCTACCGCCTGCCCATACTGGCGGAGGTGGGGAGGGGTGGGGACGTACGCGAGAAGGTGCGCCAGGTGGTGCTGCACGAGCTTGGCCACCGCGCGGGTCTGGACGAGGAACGCCTGCGTGAACTCGGCGTGTACTGA
- a CDS encoding 3-hydroxyacyl-ACP dehydratase encodes MAIGGLDIGSRTIALVEVEDGELRWGKVVATTFDPLEQCRQLLADRSFEVLVATGYGRHLAQANFADRTITEIKAFALGCHRLFPECRTILDIGGQDTKAISLAPDGRVADFQMNDRCAAGTGKFLEVMAAAMGLTIDEMGRIALETEAEVKISSMCTVFAESEVTGLIARGTPRPEIARGLHEAICDRAVSLLKRVGVEREVVFAGGVARNPCLRALLERRLKVPLLIPEDPQLVGAMGAALSALQ; translated from the coding sequence ATGGCCATAGGTGGACTGGACATCGGATCCCGTACCATCGCCCTGGTGGAGGTGGAGGACGGCGAGCTGCGCTGGGGAAAGGTGGTCGCCACCACCTTCGACCCCCTGGAGCAGTGCCGCCAGTTACTCGCGGACCGCAGCTTCGAGGTTCTGGTGGCCACGGGTTACGGAAGACACCTCGCCCAGGCCAACTTCGCCGACCGTACCATCACCGAGATCAAGGCCTTCGCCCTGGGGTGCCACCGCCTCTTTCCCGAATGCCGCACCATCCTGGACATCGGGGGACAGGACACCAAGGCCATCTCCCTGGCCCCCGACGGCAGGGTGGCCGACTTCCAGATGAACGACCGCTGCGCGGCGGGGACGGGGAAGTTCCTGGAGGTCATGGCAGCGGCCATGGGACTCACCATCGACGAGATGGGCCGCATCGCGCTGGAGACGGAGGCGGAGGTGAAGATCTCCAGCATGTGCACGGTGTTCGCGGAGTCCGAGGTCACCGGACTCATCGCCCGCGGCACCCCCCGGCCGGAGATCGCCCGCGGCCTGCACGAGGCCATCTGTGACCGCGCGGTGTCCCTGCTCAAGCGGGTGGGGGTGGAGCGCGAGGTGGTCTTCGCGGGCGGGGTGGCGAGAAACCCCTGCCTGAGGGCCCTGCTGGAGAGACGCCTCAAGGTGCCCCTGCTCATCCCCGAGGACCCGCAGCTCGTGGGGGCCATGGGCGCGGCGCTGTCCGCCCTGCAGTAG
- a CDS encoding 2-hydroxyacyl-CoA dehydratase: MSEYDVMWEGLGIDLEAHAGLLEVLPPMYQENILSQENRPRGMEYFDFVFSEVHGLRVKELVEHREGGGVVVGTFCTYVSEELIVAAGGICVGLCAGAQVAPEEAEKHLPRNICALIKSSLGFKLAKVCPYIESCDLLVGETTCDGKKKYFEVLGELQPVYVMEVPQMKLEHDRDLWRLEVRRLLARLEELTGKKVGLEELRDAVRLINEKRRALLRLEELRKSDPPVISGRDALLVSQIAFYDDPARLTDKVNALCDELEERKARGESIGGAHRPRILLSGCPMALPNWKVATIIETSGAVVAMDEMCTGIRYFDNLVDEDAADMEALLDSIADRYLKIHCAIFTPNGERVEHIKELVRDYRIDAVVYYALQFCDPYTVEAFGVQRELEKLGIPFLYLETDYSAEDVEQLSTRVQALIEMVGSEDKA, translated from the coding sequence ATGTCCGAGTACGATGTCATGTGGGAGGGGCTGGGCATAGACCTGGAGGCCCATGCCGGGCTCCTGGAGGTGCTGCCCCCCATGTACCAGGAGAATATCCTGAGCCAGGAGAACCGCCCCCGGGGCATGGAGTATTTCGACTTCGTGTTCTCGGAGGTGCACGGGCTGCGCGTCAAGGAGCTGGTGGAGCACCGCGAGGGGGGCGGCGTGGTGGTGGGAACCTTCTGCACTTACGTGTCCGAGGAACTCATCGTGGCCGCGGGTGGTATCTGCGTGGGCTTGTGCGCGGGGGCCCAGGTGGCTCCCGAGGAGGCGGAGAAGCATCTCCCCCGCAACATCTGCGCCCTTATCAAATCCTCCCTGGGCTTCAAGCTGGCCAAGGTCTGCCCCTATATAGAGTCCTGCGACCTGCTGGTGGGGGAGACCACCTGCGACGGGAAGAAGAAATACTTCGAGGTCCTGGGTGAGCTCCAGCCTGTGTACGTCATGGAGGTCCCCCAGATGAAACTGGAGCACGACCGCGACCTGTGGAGGCTGGAGGTCCGGAGGCTGCTCGCCCGCCTGGAGGAGCTCACGGGGAAAAAGGTGGGGTTGGAGGAACTGCGCGATGCGGTGCGCCTGATAAACGAAAAGCGCAGGGCGCTGCTGCGCCTGGAGGAACTGCGCAAGAGCGATCCCCCCGTCATCTCCGGCCGGGATGCCCTGCTGGTCAGCCAGATCGCCTTCTACGACGACCCCGCGCGCCTGACCGACAAGGTCAATGCCCTCTGCGACGAGCTGGAGGAGAGAAAGGCGAGGGGAGAATCCATCGGCGGCGCACACCGTCCCCGCATCCTCCTCTCGGGGTGCCCCATGGCCCTTCCTAACTGGAAGGTGGCCACCATCATCGAGACCTCAGGGGCGGTGGTGGCCATGGACGAGATGTGCACGGGCATCCGTTACTTCGACAACCTGGTGGACGAGGACGCCGCGGACATGGAGGCTCTGCTCGACAGCATCGCCGACCGCTACCTGAAGATCCACTGCGCCATCTTCACCCCCAACGGGGAACGCGTGGAGCACATCAAGGAGCTGGTGAGGGATTACCGCATCGACGCGGTGGTCTATTATGCCCTGCAGTTCTGCGACCCCTACACCGTGGAGGCCTTCGGGGTGCAGCGCGAGCTGGAGAAGCTGGGCATCCCCTTCCTCTACCTGGAGACCGACTACAGCGCCGAGGACGTGGAGCAGCTCTCAACCCGCGTGCAGGCCCTCATCGAGATGGTGGGCAGCGAGGACAAGGCCTGA
- a CDS encoding DUF3343 domain-containing protein, with translation MEGPNCYVILFDSTHQAMSAESALRSAGVRHAVINTPREFTVNCGISLRIAVELRDAAVAALDERGVVYAGVEPYRSRWV, from the coding sequence ATGGAAGGCCCTAACTGCTATGTGATCCTGTTCGATTCCACGCATCAGGCCATGAGCGCCGAGTCCGCGCTCAGGAGCGCCGGGGTCAGGCATGCGGTGATCAACACGCCCAGGGAGTTCACCGTCAACTGCGGCATCTCCCTGCGCATCGCCGTGGAGCTGAGGGACGCGGCCGTGGCGGCCCTGGATGAGAGAGGGGTGGTCTACGCGGGAGTGGAGCCCTACCGTTCGCGCTGGGTGTGA
- a CDS encoding helix-turn-helix transcriptional regulator, with the protein MEDIGERLRELRKSKKLSIRRVSEETGFSVSFLSKLETGKSSITVKNLIKLLNFYGVTLADIFSGTAGRKTTYRREERRRIDSPEDVTLELLVDDPEVEMESLLGTFKPHARYSDPVEHGGEEFALVLKGEFRFEVGGAAHHLREGDCAYFKGEQPHGWENLSDGEGVLLMVITPPGV; encoded by the coding sequence ATGGAAGACATCGGCGAGAGGCTGCGAGAACTCCGGAAGAGCAAGAAGCTCTCCATCCGCAGGGTCTCCGAGGAGACCGGATTCTCCGTGTCCTTCCTCAGCAAGCTGGAGACGGGCAAGAGCAGCATCACGGTGAAGAACCTCATCAAGCTGCTCAACTTCTACGGCGTCACCCTGGCGGATATCTTCTCGGGGACGGCGGGGAGAAAGACCACCTACCGGCGCGAGGAGAGGCGGAGGATCGACAGCCCGGAGGACGTGACCCTGGAGCTTCTGGTGGACGATCCCGAGGTGGAGATGGAGAGCCTGCTGGGCACCTTCAAGCCTCACGCCAGGTATAGCGACCCCGTCGAGCACGGCGGGGAGGAGTTCGCCCTGGTGCTGAAGGGGGAGTTTCGTTTCGAGGTGGGCGGAGCGGCCCATCATCTGCGGGAGGGCGACTGCGCCTATTTCAAGGGGGAGCAGCCGCATGGCTGGGAGAACCTCTCGGACGGCGAAGGGGTCCTGCTGATGGTCATCACCCCGCCCGGGGTGTAG
- the heR gene encoding heliorhodopsin HeR: MAVDEKKPAGAPDSGAAGAEPGEERFGKLRRFNGIVGAVLILQGILMLVLSNDRTLPLTTNYLKSDPFTDGTLPPPSLVGNVRLGPLVAAFLLLSGIALLLLTLPRIYEWYVGNLKKGANYARWMEYSITASLMIVVIAMLSGVFDLNALILIFFLNMMMILFGWMMELHNQTTPKTDWTAFWFGCLAGIVPWVVIALYFFSAVANPDAEVPTFVYFILPILFVFFNIFAVNMVLQYKKVGKWADYLYGERVYIILSLLAKSALAWQVFAGTLRG, from the coding sequence ATGGCCGTGGATGAGAAAAAGCCTGCCGGCGCCCCGGACAGCGGGGCCGCGGGAGCCGAGCCCGGGGAGGAGAGGTTCGGGAAGCTGCGCCGTTTCAACGGCATCGTGGGAGCCGTCCTGATCCTGCAGGGCATCCTCATGCTCGTCCTCAGCAACGACCGCACCCTGCCTCTCACCACCAACTACCTGAAGAGCGACCCCTTCACCGACGGGACCCTGCCCCCTCCCTCCCTGGTGGGGAACGTGCGGCTGGGTCCCCTGGTGGCGGCCTTCCTGCTCTTGAGCGGCATCGCCCTCCTCCTGCTCACCCTGCCGCGCATCTACGAGTGGTACGTCGGGAACCTGAAAAAGGGCGCCAACTACGCGCGCTGGATGGAGTATTCCATCACCGCGTCGCTGATGATCGTGGTCATCGCCATGCTCTCGGGCGTCTTCGACCTCAACGCCCTCATCCTCATCTTCTTCCTCAACATGATGATGATCCTCTTCGGCTGGATGATGGAGCTGCACAACCAGACCACGCCGAAGACGGACTGGACCGCTTTCTGGTTCGGGTGCCTGGCGGGCATCGTGCCCTGGGTGGTGATCGCCCTTTACTTCTTCTCGGCGGTGGCGAACCCCGACGCGGAGGTGCCCACGTTCGTATATTTCATCCTCCCCATCCTCTTCGTCTTCTTCAACATCTTCGCCGTCAACATGGTCCTGCAGTACAAGAAGGTGGGGAAGTGGGCCGACTACCTCTACGGCGAGAGGGTATACATCATCCTGAGCCTGCTGGCCAAGTCCGCGCTGGCCTGGCAGGTCTTCGCCGGCACCCTGCGCGGGTAG
- a CDS encoding alpha/beta fold hydrolase — protein sequence MSEEVWPDAEPFFFEGGKTGVLVVHGFTGCTQSMLPLGKGLAEAGFTVLGPRLPGHGTSVGDMATRKWTEWTGEAEKGLRELMERCDRVFVTGLSMGGTITCYLGERYPDDIVGLMPINAAVAKLNPLMPLTPYAKYVLKTIPGVGSDIKDPSAKEACYDKVPVAAAAELHALMKATRRDLSRITAPILIFASREDHVVPTTNGPFILERVSSKDKELVWLENSYHVATLDHDKDLIIRRCVEFINSH from the coding sequence ATGTCGGAGGAAGTCTGGCCGGACGCTGAGCCCTTTTTCTTCGAGGGAGGGAAGACCGGGGTGCTGGTGGTGCACGGTTTCACCGGCTGCACCCAGAGCATGCTCCCCCTGGGGAAAGGACTGGCGGAGGCGGGGTTCACCGTGCTGGGTCCGCGCCTGCCCGGACACGGCACCAGCGTCGGGGACATGGCCACCCGCAAGTGGACGGAATGGACGGGGGAGGCGGAGAAGGGCCTGCGCGAGCTGATGGAGCGCTGCGACAGGGTCTTCGTCACCGGCCTCTCCATGGGCGGCACCATCACCTGCTACCTGGGGGAGCGCTACCCGGACGACATCGTCGGCCTCATGCCCATCAACGCGGCGGTGGCGAAGCTAAACCCCCTCATGCCCCTGACGCCTTACGCCAAGTACGTGCTCAAGACCATCCCGGGGGTGGGAAGCGACATCAAGGACCCCTCTGCCAAGGAGGCCTGCTACGACAAGGTCCCCGTGGCCGCGGCGGCCGAGCTGCACGCGCTGATGAAGGCGACCAGGCGGGACCTGTCCAGGATCACGGCTCCCATCCTCATCTTCGCCTCGCGGGAGGACCACGTGGTCCCCACCACCAACGGGCCCTTCATCCTGGAGCGCGTGAGCTCCAAGGACAAGGAACTGGTGTGGCTGGAGAACTCCTACCACGTGGCCACCCTCGACCACGATAAGGACCTCATCATCCGGCGCTGCGTGGAGTTTATAAATTCTCACTGA
- the glpK gene encoding glycerol kinase GlpK, with protein MIVLAIDEGTTGTRCICYDRDQRPVSSASLEFTQHYPQPGWVEHDADEIWEATLEAARRALDEAGAAPSEVAAVGITNQRETTVLWDRATGEPLRRAIVWQCRRSAEICGRCRAAGHEDEVRRRTGLVLDPYFSGTKLTWVMENEPEIARRAEAGEVCFGTVDSWLLWRLTGGRVHATDVSNASRTLLFNIHDLAWDGWLTDMCGVPASVLPEVRESCGLFGGTDPSSFLGISAPIAGIAGDQQAALFGQACFRPGMTKNTYGTGSFVLMNIGPEPRLSEKGLLTTVAWSLGGEATYALEGAIFITGAAVNWLRDGLGIIYEVSEVDELAAQVEDTGGVYFVPAFVGLGAPHWDPNARALLIGMTRGTGRAHVARAVIESMALQTAEVVELMREESGIPLRELRVDGGASVMDMLLQYQADLLGVPVRRPVVSETTSLGAALLAGLATGFWKDLEEIEERWKVDREALPDPACAERVRVMRRDWKRAVERSLDWAREDMARDAE; from the coding sequence ATGATCGTCCTGGCCATCGACGAGGGGACCACGGGAACGCGGTGCATCTGCTATGACCGCGACCAGCGCCCCGTCTCCAGCGCCAGCCTGGAGTTCACCCAGCACTACCCCCAACCGGGCTGGGTGGAGCACGACGCCGATGAGATCTGGGAGGCCACCCTCGAGGCGGCCCGCCGCGCCCTGGACGAGGCCGGCGCCGCGCCCTCAGAGGTGGCGGCGGTGGGCATCACCAACCAGCGCGAGACCACCGTGCTCTGGGACCGCGCCACCGGCGAGCCGCTGCGCAGGGCCATCGTCTGGCAGTGCCGCCGCAGCGCGGAGATCTGCGGGCGCTGCCGGGCGGCCGGCCATGAGGACGAGGTGAGACGCAGGACCGGCCTGGTGCTGGACCCCTACTTCTCGGGTACCAAGCTCACCTGGGTGATGGAGAACGAGCCCGAGATCGCGCGCCGCGCCGAGGCGGGCGAGGTGTGCTTCGGCACCGTCGATTCCTGGCTGCTGTGGCGCCTCACCGGCGGCCGCGTCCACGCCACCGACGTCTCCAACGCCAGCCGTACCCTGCTCTTCAACATCCACGACCTCGCCTGGGACGGCTGGCTGACCGACATGTGCGGGGTGCCCGCCTCCGTATTGCCCGAGGTCAGGGAGTCCTGCGGACTTTTCGGGGGGACGGACCCCTCCTCCTTCCTGGGGATATCCGCTCCCATCGCCGGAATAGCGGGCGACCAGCAGGCGGCCCTTTTCGGCCAGGCCTGCTTCCGCCCCGGCATGACCAAGAACACCTACGGCACCGGCAGCTTCGTGCTCATGAACATCGGGCCCGAGCCGCGCCTGTCGGAAAAGGGGCTCCTCACCACCGTCGCCTGGTCCCTGGGCGGCGAGGCGACCTACGCCCTGGAGGGGGCCATCTTCATCACCGGGGCGGCGGTGAACTGGCTGCGCGACGGGCTGGGCATCATCTACGAGGTCTCGGAGGTCGACGAGCTGGCAGCGCAGGTGGAGGACACGGGAGGGGTATATTTCGTGCCTGCCTTCGTGGGCTTGGGGGCGCCGCACTGGGACCCCAACGCCCGCGCCCTCCTCATCGGCATGACCCGCGGCACCGGGCGCGCGCACGTGGCGCGGGCGGTGATCGAGTCCATGGCCCTGCAGACCGCCGAGGTGGTGGAGCTGATGCGCGAGGAATCGGGCATCCCCCTGAGGGAGCTGCGCGTGGACGGGGGCGCCAGCGTGATGGACATGCTCCTGCAGTACCAGGCTGACCTGCTGGGGGTGCCGGTGCGGCGCCCGGTGGTCTCCGAGACCACCTCCCTGGGCGCGGCGCTGTTGGCCGGCCTGGCCACGGGTTTCTGGAAGGACCTGGAAGAGATCGAGGAACGCTGGAAGGTGGACCGCGAGGCCCTCCCCGACCCCGCCTGCGCCGAGCGGGTGCGCGTCATGCGCCGGGACTGGAAGCGGGCGGTGGAGCGGAGCCTGGACTGGGCACGCGAGGACATGGCCCGCGACGCGGAGTGA